One window from the genome of Nicotiana sylvestris chromosome 9, ASM39365v2, whole genome shotgun sequence encodes:
- the LOC138877613 gene encoding uncharacterized protein, which yields MTITLQSEVLRLREEMFLVDAGLGTPRICMQDEPTGVPINRATRFENKVGFLDLVAGESLIKEQILERFFIDLVAGESLIKERAAARFNDLVGSTDVVADSPPPTVLLPPSQTAAKPLSKSDRKA from the exons ATGACCATTACTTTACAATCTGAAGTTTTACGCTTAAGGGAAGAAATGTTCTTGGTGGATGCAGGACTTGGGACCCCCAGAATTTGTATGCAAGATGAGCCTACAGGAGTGCCAATCAACCGAGCCACCAGGTTTGAGAATAAGGTGGGATTCCTGGATCTAGTGGCCGGTGAATCACTGATCAAAGAGCAGATTTTAGAGAGATTCTTCATCGATCTAGTGGCCGGTGAATCACTGATCAAAGAGCGAGCAGCCGCCAGGTTTAATGATTTGGTGGGATCTACAGATGTAGTGGCTG ATTCTCCTCCTCCCACTGTTCTTCTTCCTCCATCTCAGACTGCCGCCAAGCCATTGTCAAAGTCCGACAGAAAAGCATGA